The genomic stretch TAAATTTAAAATTAGAAGCAAAAATTTCGCAAACTTCTTTTATTAAAGACGTTTTTCTGGTGAACCTAAAAGATATTGATACCATTGATATTGCATTAGATTTTAAAGAACAAGAAAGACTTTTAAAAGCAAATGTTTCTGCACCATTTATTAATTATAGTGGTAATAAATTAGATAGTTTGTCTTTTTCTATGGATACAGATAAAGAGAGTTTCAATTTTAATTTAGGTTTTAAAAACATTAAAGCGGGTCCTGTAGATGTACCCAAAACTGTAATTACTGGTAACCAAACTAATAATGAATTAGCGCTTAATTTCTTAGGATTTCACAAAGGTGAAAAATTGATGAATGTAAATACTAAAATTACAGGAAATCGAGATCGACTAAAATTTACGGTAAACAAAGACAGTTTAATTTTAAATAAAAGTAAATGGTCTATACCAGAAGAAAATGAAATTGTTTTAGAAAATAATAACTTAACCTTTTCGAATTTTAGAATCAATAAAGAAAATCAATCTATAGAAATTACAAACAACTTAAAAAATATTCAGAAAAAACACATTGCGTTGGTGTATAATAACTTTAACATAAATGAAGTTTTTAATTATTTGAATCCGGAAGATGAAATAGCAAACGGTGTTTTAAATGGCGATTTTGTACTTGTAGAACCTTTTACAAATACAGGTGTTATTGCAGATGTTTCGGTTTCTAATTTTAAAGTTTTAAATACCAATTTGGGTAAATTATCTATGGATGCAAAATCTTTAGGAAATAATAAATATAATTTTAATACCTATTTAAAAGAAGGTGACGTCGATTTAGATCTAAAAGGAGATTACTTTGTAAATAATAATATTGCAAATTTAAACCTAGATTTAGACATAAATCAGTTTAAAATGAATGCTCTTAAAACTCTTTCTTTAGGAGAAATAAAAGAAACTAGCGGAAGTTTTTCTGGCGATTTTAAAGTTACTGGTACAACAAGCAAACCTAAATACAATGGTAGTTTAACGTTTGATAATGCTGTTTTTAATATCACAAAGTTAAATACAAAATTTACGTTAAAAGAAGAGCAATTAACTGTAGATAATTCGGGTATTTCGATGGCTAATTTTACAGTTTTGGATGCTAAAAATAATGCATTAACGCTTTCTGGAGACATTAAAACCGAAAGTTTTATAAATCCAGAATTCGATTTAAAATTAAAAGCAGAAAACTTTAGAATTTTAAACGCAACACAAAAAGACAATCCAGATTTGTATGGTAAAGTTACTTTTAACACCAATGCAACATTAACTGGTGATTTACAAATACCAAAAGTAAATGCCAACTTTACACTTGGTAAAGATACAGATGTAACTTATGTAATGCCATCTACGTATGCAAATGTAGAAGAAAGAGATGGTGTTGTGGCTTTTGTAAATCGAAAAAATCCGGATGCTATTTTAACGCAAACAGAAGAACAATCTGCAGTAATTAGCGGGTTTGATATTTCTTCTCAATTAAAAATTAACAAAGAAGCTGTAGTTACCATTATTATAAACGAAGATACTGGCGATAATTTTAAAGTTTCTGGAGAAGGAGATTTTCTTTTTACAATGGTGCCAAATGGTAGAATTACGTTTACTGGAGCATATCAAGTAGCTAGCGGGCATTACGAACTAACATTATACAATTTAGTTAATAGAAAATTTTTGCTTGCACCTGGCGGAAGAGTTACTTGGTCTGGTGATCCTTTTGATGCAAAATTAGATGTAAGTGCCATTTATAAATTAGAAACGTCTGCATCTTCTTTAATGGCGGCACAAATTTCAAATGAAGATGTATCAGTACAAAATAAGTACAAACAAGTATTACCTTTTCAGGTATATTTAAATATTGATGGCGAATTATTACAGCCAAAAATATCTTTTGATTTAAGCATGCCAGAAGAAGAACAAGGTGCCATTGGTGGACAAGTTTATGTTAGAGTTCAGCAAATTAAGCAGCAAGAAGAAGAATTGAACAAACAAGTTTTTTCGTTATTAGTACTTAATAGATTTTATCCTGATGCTGGTAGCGATGGTAGTTTTGGTGGTTTTGCATCCATAGCAAGAAACAATTTAAACGATGCAGTTTCAGAACAATTAAATACTTTTTCTGATAAACTTTTGGGTAAATCTGGGATAGAATTAGATTTCGGTTTAAACAGTTTTACAGATTATCAAGGTGATGCACCAACAGACAGAACGCAACTAGATGTTGCTGCACAAAAACAACTGTTTAACGAAAGGTTAACCGTTAGAGTTGGTAGCGAAATTGATATACAAGGAAGTAGCACAACCGGAGAGCAAACTCCGTTAATTGGTAATGTTAGTTTAGAATATAAAATAACAGAAGATGGCAGATATCGTTTAAAAGGATTTAGAAAAAGTGAATTCGAAAATGTGATCGATGGTCAAACTATTGTTAGCGGAATTGGGTTGATTTTCACACAAGAATTCAATGAATTTCAAGAATTATGGAAAGCTCTTTTAGGTTCAAATTCAGACAAGAATACATCAGAAAAAAAGCCAAAAGAAGAAGAGAATCAACCAAAATCAGCTAAAAAATCTGTTAATAAAAAGAATTAAACTTTGAATAAAATTGTTAAACACTTATTAATTGCAGTACTTTTTGGTACATTTTTATATTCTTGTAGTATTCAAAAATACATACCCGAAGACGAGCGTTTATACACTGGTGCAAAAATTGAAATGGATGTAGATTCTGCGGTAGATAATGCAACCAATTTAAAAGTAGATTTAAATACAGTGCTAAGACCAGAACCAAATTCTAAGTTTTTAGGTGCTTATTTAGGCTTGTACTATTATTACAAAAATCAAAAAGAGAATCCTAACTTTTTAAATAAATGGTTGTTTAAAAGATTTGGTGAAGAACCCGTTTACCAAAGTGATGTAAATGAATTAGAAGTTACAGAAATACTAAAAAACAGATTAGAAAATCATGGCTTTTTCTATAGCAGAGCAACTTCTTTTTTTGATGAACAAGATAAAAAAGCAAGCGTAGTTTATAGGTTAAAAGTACCTGCGCCTTATAAAATGGCGAGTTATCAAATAGATAGTATAGAAAGTCCTATTTACCAAGAAATAAAAGAATTAACCAAAAAATCTCCATTTCCAGAAAACATGCGTTTCGATTTAGCGAATTTAAAATTAGAGAGACAACGTTTAGATACCGAATTAAAGCAAAGAGGTTATTATAATTTTAATCCTAGTTTTTTAATTTTTGAAGCAGACACAAATCAATATAAAAATAAAAGATTCGATTTGTTTTTAAAATTGAAGGCAAAAGTGCCTCAGAAAGCTACAATTCCGTATCAAGTAAAAAAGATAAATATTTACCCAAATTTTAATTTAAAAGATTCTACAAACGTAAAAGAAACCAGGTTCGATAATAAAAGTTATTTTCAAGATTCTGTGTTTTTTAAACCAAAATATTTAGATGATTTTATTACAATTAAAGAAGACGAAAACTACAATCCGTTAACATCTAAAAATACAGCAAGACGCTTGTCTTCTATTGGTGCTTACAAATATGTAAACATTCAGTATAAAGAATTAGAAAGTTTAGAAACAGATAGTTTAGGTGTTTTAGAAGCCAATATATTTTTATCGCCGTTAACAAAAAGAGCTATTAGGGCAGAATTACAAGCGGTTACAAAGTCTAATAATTTTGCAGGCCCAGAATTGTCTTTAACTTACAGCAATAGAAACCTTTTTAAAGGTGGCGAAACACTAAATATAAGCACAAATTTTGGTTATGAAACACAAGTTTCTAGTGGCGAAAATTCTGGTTTAAGTAGTTTAGAATTAGGTTTAAAAACCGAATTAATTTTTCCGAGAGTTATTGCTCCTTTTTCTATTGATGAAGATTTTTTTGAATATTCTGTACCTAAAACAAAAACGAGTTTAGGTGTAACATATTTAAATAGAAGTAAGTTGTATACACTACTGTCTGGTAGTGCGCTTTTTGGTTATGTTTGGAATGCAAATAAATATATTACTTACGAGTTAAACCCTATTTCGGTAAATTATACAAGATTATCAAACACTACAGAAGAGTTTCAGCAAATATTAGAAGACAACTCTTTTCTAGAACAAAGTTTTGAGCAACAATTTATAAGCGGATTAACATTTTCGTTTACTTATAATGAAATGTTGAATAATGCTAAAACTCATCAATTTTATTTAAATTCTACATTAGATATAGCAGGGAATTCTATAAGTTTATTAGCAAAAGAAAATGAAACAAATGGTACTAAAGAATTTTTAGGTTTGCAATATGCACAATATGCAAAAGCAGATTTTGATGCAAGATATCATTATAATTTTGGTGCAAATAAAAATCAAACCATTGCAGCGAGATTGTTTGCTGGTTATGGTTATGCATATGGTAATTCTGATGTTGTTCCGTTTGTAAAACAATATTATGCTGGTGGCCCATATAGTGTTAGAGCATTTAATATTCGATCTTTAGGGCCAGGAACTTACAATGGAAATGATGTTGCAGATAACACAGATACAACAAGTAATTTTTTTGATAAAACTGGTAATATTCGTTTAGAAGCAAATCTAGAATATCGTTTCCCAATCTTTTCGTTTTTTAAAGGAGCGGTTTTTGCTGATGCTGGAAATGTATGGAATTCTAAAGCAAATCCAGATTTTGGCACTGCAGGTAAAGATAAGTTTACATCAAATTTTATAAACGAATTAGGAATCGGAGCAGGTGTTGGTGTTCGTGTAGATGTGCAAGGTTTTGTAATTCGTTTCGATTTGGCTGCACCATTTCATGATCCGGCGTTACAAGAAGGCAAGCGTTGGGATTTTAGAGTAGACGAACCTGTATTTAATTTTGCAATTGGTTATTCTTTTTAAAAAGTATTAAAAACCAGTAACCATTTTTTCTAAGGCTATTTTGTCTAAAATTTTAATGTTTTTACCTTTAAATTCGATAACGTTTTTCTTCTTAAGATCAGAAAGTAATCGAATTGCAGATTCTGTTGCTGTACCAATAATATTTGCAATATCTTCTCTGGAAAGCTGAATGTTAATATTACCGTCTGCATTTATACCAAATTTAGTTTCTAAGTGCAAAAGAGTTTCTGCTAAACGTTGTTTTACTGTTTTTTGAGCCATATCTACAATTAAATTGTCTGCTGTTTTTAAAGAATTGGCCATATCTTTTAAAACACTCATTGTAAAATTATTGTTTTTCTCTAAATCTCTAATAATTTCATCTTTCGGAATAAAACAAATTTCCATATCATTTAAAGCCACAGCTTTTAGGTTCGAAACTTCTTCAGAAATTAAACTGCGTTCACCTAATAAATCACCTTTTTGCACCAAGTTAACAATTTGATTTCTACCGTTATCGCTCATTTTAGAAACTTTGCAAACACCATCTTTAATGCAAAAAACACCATTGATGTGTTCTCCTTCATCAAAAAGAATTTCGCCTTTTTTTATAATTTTAGAAGTTTTGCAATTAGACATTCTTAACAATTCTTCTTTAGAAAGATGTTTTAAAGAATTAAACTGTCGAACAATACATTGTTCACATTTGCTCATGTTAAAAATGTTTTAGGTAAAATCAAAAATAGTAAAAACCTGATAAATATCATATTTTAAAAGACACTCTTATTAGAAATTTGCAATAGGCAAAAGAGTAAATATGAATTCTACACAATGTTATCACTGTGGCGATTCTTGTAATGACAGTTTAATTACGTTTGATGATAAAAGTTTCTGTTGTAACGGTTGTAAAACTGTTTATGAGATTTTTTCTGAAAACGATTTAACGTGTTATTATAATTTTCAAGACAATCCGGGGGCAATACCTTCAGAAATTAAAGGCAAATACGATTTTTTAGATTCTAAAGAAATCGCAGCAAAATTATTAGATTTTTCTGATGGTGATATAGAAATCGTATCACTTTACATACCACACATTCATTGTAGTTCTTGTATTTGGGTTCTAGAAAATCTACATAAATTAAACGAACATGTTAGTGCGTCTCAAGTAGATTTTCCTAAGAAAAAAGTGAGAGTTACTTATAACTCTGCTAAAACAACAATTAAAGAAATTGTACTGTTATTAAGTGCAATTGGTTACGAGCCTTACATTAGTTTAGAAGATTATGAAAGCGGAAAAAAAGCAGTTGATAGAAGTTTAATTTACAAACTTGGTATTGCGGGTTTTGCATTCGGAAACGTAATGTTTTTATCTTTTCCAGAGTATTTCGAAGTCGATGGTTTTTGGATAGAAAAGTATAAGAACATTTTTAGATGGTTGATGTTTTTCTTTTCGTTACCCGTAGTTTTTTATGCAGGTAAGGATTATTTTATTTCTGCTTATAAAGGTTTGCGATCTAAAATATTAAATATTGATGTGCCGATAGCATTGGGTATTTCGGTGTTATTTATTAGAAGTTCTGTAGAAATAATTTTCGATTTAGGAACCGGTTTTTTTGATAGTTTAACCGGCTTGGTTTTCTTTTTATTACTAGGTAAATTTTTTCAGCAAAAAACTTACAATTTCTTGTCTTTTGAGCGTGATTACAAATCGTATTTTCCTATTGCGGTCACAAAAATAACTAAGGATAATCAAGAAGAAACCGTACAGATTTATGATGTTGAAAAAGGTGATCGACTATTAATTAGAAATGAAGAATTGATACCTGTAGACGGAATTTTAATAAACGGAAATGCAGACATTGATTATAGTTTTGTTACTGGAGAAGCAGAGGCGGTTTCAAAAAAATCTGGGGATAAACTTTTTGCAGGTGGTAAACAACTTTCTGGAAGCATAGAAATGGAAGTTTTAGCATCGGTTTCTCAAAGTTATTTAACTCAGTTATGGAGTAACGATGTTTTTCAAAAAGAGCCCAAGTCGCATTTTAAAACAATAACAGACAGAATTAGTAAAAATTTTACAATTGCAGTTTTGGCAATTGCGTTTATAGCAACATTATTTTGGTTATTTATAGATGTCAACAAAGCATTAAACGTATTTACGGCAGTTTTAATAATTGCTTGTCCTTGTGCAATAGCATTAGCGGCGCCATTTACTTTAGGAAATATGTTGCGCATTTTTGGTAAACAAAAATTCTATTTAAAAAATGCCACTGTAATAGAGCAATTGGCAAAAATAGATACTATAATTTTTGATAAAACAGGTACATTAACAACGCACAAAGAAAATACAATTTCTTATGATGGAACAGCACTAAATACTCTCGAAAAAAGAATTTTAAAAAGTGCTTTAAGATCTTCTAATCATCCGTTAAGTAGAACTTTATACAATACATTTTCTAAGTTAGATTCAGTACCAATTTCTAAGTACGATGAGTTTGTTGGTAAAGGAATTGTAGCAACTTATAATAACGAAATTTTAAAATTAGGATCTTCTAATTTCGTGCTAAATTCTAGTGAGTCTTCTAATTTAGATACAGCAATTTATATCAGTTTTAATGGCGTTTATAAAGGTAAATTTACTTTTAAAAATTCTTACAGAAAAGGAGTAAAAGGATTATTTAAATCTTTAAAAGATAAATTTAGTTTATCTGTGGTTTCTGGAGATAATGAAGGAGAGAAATTGTACTTAGAACAAAATCTACCAAGAGAAACCACGCTTTTATTCAACCAAAAGCCAGAAGATAAATTAAATGTAATAGCACAACTTCAAAAAGAAAACAAAAAAGTGGCTATGATTGGCGATGGTTTAAATGATGCTGGCGCTTTGGCACAGAGTGATGTAGGTATTGCTTTATCAGAAAATATCAATGTTTTTTCACCTGCTTGCGACGGAATTTTAGATGCATCAAAATTCTCTAAAATAGCAACGTTTATTAACGCATCTAAAAAGGCTATTAAAATTATAAAGTATAGCTTTTTACTGTCTTTATGTTACAATTTAATTGGTTTGGGTTTTGCAATTACAGGTAATTTGATGCCCGTTATTGCAGCTATTTTAATGCCTTTAAGTTCTATTAGTATCGTAATCTTTACAACAATTTCTACCAATATTTTGGGTAAAAAAATAAAATAATATGCAAAATTCTTTAATTCAGAAATATAATATTCCAGGTCCTAGGTACACAAGTTATCCAACAGTTCCTTTTTGGAACAAAGCCGGAATCGATAAAAATGTTTGGATAAATTCCTTTAAAGCTTCTTTTAAAGAAAGCAACACATCCGAAGGGATAAGTATTTACATTCATTTACCATTTTGTGAGAGTTTATGTACTTTTTGTGCGTGTCATAAGCACATTACGAAACGTCATGAAGTAGAAGAAGAATACATAGAAACTGTTTTAAAAGAATGGAAATTGTATGTTGCTTTGGTTGATGAAACGCCAATAATTAAAGAGTTGCATTTAGGTGGCGGAACACCAACTTTTTTTTCGAAAGAAAATTTAGAATATTTAATGAATGGAATTTTTTCGATTTCTAAAAAACATCAAAATGCAGAATTTAGTTTCGAAGGACATCCAAGTAACACAACCAAAGAGCAACTACAAACTTTATATAATTGTGGTTTTAGAAGGGTAAGTTTTGGTGTGCAAGATTATAATGAAAAAGTACAGAAAGCAATTCATAGAATTCAGCCGTTTGTAGAGGTAGAAAAGGTTACAAATTGGTCTAGAGAAATAGGATATACATCTGTTAGTCACGATTTAATTTTCGGATTACCATTTCAAACTAAAGAAAATGTAATCTACACAATTAATAAAACAAAAGAATTACAACCCGATAGAATTTCTTTTTACAGTTACGCACATGTACCTTGGGTAAAAGGAGTAGGGCAAAGAGGTTTTAATGAAAATGATTTGCCTGCAAACGAAGAAAAAAGAGAACTGTACGAAATAGGTAAAGAACTTTTTGCTGCTTTGGGCTATGTAGAAATTGGTATGGATCATTTTGCTTTAAAAACAGATAGTTTATTTAAGGCAACAGAGCATAAAACTTTGCATAGAAACTTTATGGGCTATACGGCAAATAAAACTCAATTAATGGTTGGTTTAGGTATGTCTGCAATTTCAGATTCTTGGTATGCTTTTGCACAAAATGTAAAGACAGTAAAAGAATATCAGCAAATAGTAAACTCTGGTGAAATTCCTATTTTTAGAGGACACCTTTTATCTGAAGAAGATAGAATTATTAGAAAACATATTTTAAATATTATGTGTCATTTTTCTACTTCTTGGGAAGATGATAGCTTAAAAATTAAAAATATAGAAAACCATCTGACTTTACTAAAAGAAATGGAAAATGACGGTTTGGTTGTGATAAATAAAAATTCACTTTCTGTGCCAGAAGAAGCAAGACCTTTCGTTAGAAATATTTGTATGGCTTTTGATGTGCATCTGTTAAAAAACAAACCAAAAACACAATTATTTTCTATGACAATTTAAAGATAAATTTTAAACATGACAAATGTCATATTTTAAGAAATGTATCAATATTATTTTTGTTGTATCAATTATCAGGCAAGATATGAGCGTAATATATTTACTACTTACACTAAGTATTTTAGTGGCATTAATATTTTTTATAGCATTTATTTATTCAGTTAAAAAAGGGCAATACGATGATTCGTATACACCATCTGTTCGCATGCTTTTTGATGATGAGCTAATTATAAAAAAACAAGAAAAATCAACTTTAGACTAAATTTTAAATTATGGAAATGCAACAATTTTATTACGATAATAAAATCGTAAAAAAATTCATCTACGCAACATTACTTTGGGGAATTGTAGGATTCTCTGTAGGTTTATTGCTAGCGTTTATGTTTTTATTCCCAAACGTAACAGACGGAATTTCGTGGTTAAGTTTTGGGCGTTTAAGACCCTTACATACAAATGCAGTAATTTTTGCCTTTGTAGGCAATGCAATTTTTGCAGGTGTTTATTACTCTTTACAACGTTTGTTAAAAGCAAGAATGGCAAGTAACTTTTTAAGTAATTTTAATTTTTGGGGCTGGCAAGCAATTATTGTAGCTGCCGCAATTACATTGCCATTAGGTTATACTTCGTCTAAAGAATATGCAGAATTAGAGTGGCCTATAGATATTGCAATAGCTTTAGTTTGGGTTGCTTTTGGTGTTAACATGATCTGGACTATTCTACAAAGAAGACAAAGACATTTATATGTTGCAATTTGGTTTTATTTAGGAACCTTTGTTACCGTAGCTGTGTTACATATTTTTAATAGTTTGGCATTACCAGTAGGTTTTTTAAAGTCTTATTCTGTGTATGCTGGTGTGCAAGATGCTTTGGTGCAATGGTGGTATGGTCACAATGCAGTTGCTTTCTTTTTAACAACTCCGTTTTTAGGTTTAATGTATTACTTTGTTCCTAAAGCAGCAAACAGACCTGTTTATTCTTACAGATTATCAATTGTACACTTTTGGTCTTTAATATTTATTTATATCTGGGCAGGACCACACCATTTATTATATACTTCATTACCAGATTGGGCACAAAACTTAGGTGTTGCATTTTCTGTAATGTTAATAGCGCCTTCTTGGGGTGGAATGATAAACGGACTGCTAACATTAAGAGGAGCTTGGGATAAAGTAAGAACAGATCCTGTTTTAAAATTTATGGTAGTTGCAATTACGGGTTATGGTATGGCAACTTTTGAAGGCCCGATGCTTTCTCTAAAAAATGTTAATGCAATTGCACATTTTTCTGATTGGATTATTGCACACGTACATGTTGGTGCATTAGCATGGAATGGGTTTTTTACTTTCGGTATGTTGTATTGGTTAATACCTAGAATGTTTAAAACTAAATTATACTCAACAGGTTTGGCAAATTTCCATTTCTGGATTGGTACTCTAGGTATAATAATGTACACTTTACCAATGTATGTTGCAGGTTTTGTACAAGCTTCTATGTGGAAACAATTTAATCCGGACGGAAAATTAACTTACGGAAACTTCCTAGAAACTGTCAACGAAATTATACCAATGTATTGGATGCGTGCTATAGGAGGATCTTTATTTATTGTAGGTGCAATTGTAATGTTGTACAACGTTGTTAGAACTGTAAAAGCAGGTGTTGGCGTTACAGACGAATTAGCAGAAGCACCAGCTTTAACTAAAGTTTCTAAATACAGAACAAAAGGAGAAGGATGGCATACTTGGATTGAAAGAAAACCAATTAAATTAACATTATATGCTACAGTAGCTATTTTAATTGGTGGTGTTGTACAAATTATACCAACTTTATTAGTGAAATCTAATATACCAACAATTAGCAGTGTAAAACCTTATACACCATTAGAATTAGAAGGTAGAGATCTTTACATAAGAGAAGGCTGTGTTGGTTGTCACTCGCAAATGGTAAGACCTTTTAGAAGTGAAGTAGAGCGTTATGGCGAGTATTCTAAAGCAGGTGAATTTGTGTACGATCATCCTTTTTTATGGGGAAGTAAACGTACTGGGCCAGATTTACATAGAATAGGGCAGAAGTATAACGATAGTTGGCACCTTAATCATATGTACGATCCACAAAGTACATCCGAAGGTTCTATAATGCCTGCCTATAAATGGTTGGTAAGAAACGAGCTAGATAAATCGAATACAGAAAATAAAATGAAAGCAATGGTAACTTTAGGTGTACCATATACTGAAGAAGAAATTTCAAATGCGCAAGCTAATATGTTAGCTCAAGGTACACAGATTGAAGAAAATCTATATTCAGATCCAGATTTTGCAAAAACTTATGAAGCTGATAAAAAATATGCAAAAGATAATGGCGAAGCTTTTATAGAAATGAAAAACAGAGAAATTGTAGCGATTATAGCTTACATACAACGTTTAGGTACAGATATAAAAGTTAAAGACGAACAAAAACCTACTAAAAAATAGAAATTATGTTTAAATTTTTAAAAGGACATTTAGAAAGTATTACAGGTATAGAAATTTATCCAATGATATCATTAGTTATATTCTTTACTTTTTTTGTAGCCTTGTTTTGGTGGGTTTTTACAGCCAAAAAAGACTATATCAGTAAAGTAAGCAGTATACCATTAGATAATTAAAAAGTTAGTAAAATGAAAAAATCTATACAGTCTACAGTATATGTAATTTTTGTAATTGTTACGTTTATAACGCTTGCAAAATCGTTTATGGTGTATGAAAACCCATTTAGTTTTTATGAGAATCCGTTGGTTTGGTTGGCCTTAATTGGTTTTGTTTTAGTAGTTGTTTTAAAAGAAGTTGTTAATGTATTAGCAATTAAAAGAGCTACAGAACTGCAAAACGAAAAAGATGGTATTGTGCCAGAACCAAGTAATGCTTGGATTCAAAAATTATTAAAATCTTGGACCAAAGCAAAAGCAATAGAAGAAGAGCAAGAAATAGTTTTAGATCATGATTACGACGGAATTAGAGAATTAGATAATTCGCTTCCGCCATGGTGGATTTATATGTTTTATGCAACCATAATTTTCGCGGTTGTTTAT from Polaribacter marinaquae encodes the following:
- a CDS encoding heavy metal translocating P-type ATPase; this translates as MNSTQCYHCGDSCNDSLITFDDKSFCCNGCKTVYEIFSENDLTCYYNFQDNPGAIPSEIKGKYDFLDSKEIAAKLLDFSDGDIEIVSLYIPHIHCSSCIWVLENLHKLNEHVSASQVDFPKKKVRVTYNSAKTTIKEIVLLLSAIGYEPYISLEDYESGKKAVDRSLIYKLGIAGFAFGNVMFLSFPEYFEVDGFWIEKYKNIFRWLMFFFSLPVVFYAGKDYFISAYKGLRSKILNIDVPIALGISVLFIRSSVEIIFDLGTGFFDSLTGLVFFLLLGKFFQQKTYNFLSFERDYKSYFPIAVTKITKDNQEETVQIYDVEKGDRLLIRNEELIPVDGILINGNADIDYSFVTGEAEAVSKKSGDKLFAGGKQLSGSIEMEVLASVSQSYLTQLWSNDVFQKEPKSHFKTITDRISKNFTIAVLAIAFIATLFWLFIDVNKALNVFTAVLIIACPCAIALAAPFTLGNMLRIFGKQKFYLKNATVIEQLAKIDTIIFDKTGTLTTHKENTISYDGTALNTLEKRILKSALRSSNHPLSRTLYNTFSKLDSVPISKYDEFVGKGIVATYNNEILKLGSSNFVLNSSESSNLDTAIYISFNGVYKGKFTFKNSYRKGVKGLFKSLKDKFSLSVVSGDNEGEKLYLEQNLPRETTLLFNQKPEDKLNVIAQLQKENKKVAMIGDGLNDAGALAQSDVGIALSENINVFSPACDGILDASKFSKIATFINASKKAIKIIKYSFLLSLCYNLIGLGFAITGNLMPVIAAILMPLSSISIVIFTTISTNILGKKIK
- the hemN gene encoding oxygen-independent coproporphyrinogen III oxidase, which produces MQNSLIQKYNIPGPRYTSYPTVPFWNKAGIDKNVWINSFKASFKESNTSEGISIYIHLPFCESLCTFCACHKHITKRHEVEEEYIETVLKEWKLYVALVDETPIIKELHLGGGTPTFFSKENLEYLMNGIFSISKKHQNAEFSFEGHPSNTTKEQLQTLYNCGFRRVSFGVQDYNEKVQKAIHRIQPFVEVEKVTNWSREIGYTSVSHDLIFGLPFQTKENVIYTINKTKELQPDRISFYSYAHVPWVKGVGQRGFNENDLPANEEKRELYEIGKELFAALGYVEIGMDHFALKTDSLFKATEHKTLHRNFMGYTANKTQLMVGLGMSAISDSWYAFAQNVKTVKEYQQIVNSGEIPIFRGHLLSEEDRIIRKHILNIMCHFSTSWEDDSLKIKNIENHLTLLKEMENDGLVVINKNSLSVPEEARPFVRNICMAFDVHLLKNKPKTQLFSMTI
- the ccoS gene encoding cbb3-type cytochrome oxidase assembly protein CcoS, giving the protein MSVIYLLLTLSILVALIFFIAFIYSVKKGQYDDSYTPSVRMLFDDELIIKKQEKSTLD
- the ccoN gene encoding cytochrome-c oxidase, cbb3-type subunit I, giving the protein MEMQQFYYDNKIVKKFIYATLLWGIVGFSVGLLLAFMFLFPNVTDGISWLSFGRLRPLHTNAVIFAFVGNAIFAGVYYSLQRLLKARMASNFLSNFNFWGWQAIIVAAAITLPLGYTSSKEYAELEWPIDIAIALVWVAFGVNMIWTILQRRQRHLYVAIWFYLGTFVTVAVLHIFNSLALPVGFLKSYSVYAGVQDALVQWWYGHNAVAFFLTTPFLGLMYYFVPKAANRPVYSYRLSIVHFWSLIFIYIWAGPHHLLYTSLPDWAQNLGVAFSVMLIAPSWGGMINGLLTLRGAWDKVRTDPVLKFMVVAITGYGMATFEGPMLSLKNVNAIAHFSDWIIAHVHVGALAWNGFFTFGMLYWLIPRMFKTKLYSTGLANFHFWIGTLGIIMYTLPMYVAGFVQASMWKQFNPDGKLTYGNFLETVNEIIPMYWMRAIGGSLFIVGAIVMLYNVVRTVKAGVGVTDELAEAPALTKVSKYRTKGEGWHTWIERKPIKLTLYATVAILIGGVVQIIPTLLVKSNIPTISSVKPYTPLELEGRDLYIREGCVGCHSQMVRPFRSEVERYGEYSKAGEFVYDHPFLWGSKRTGPDLHRIGQKYNDSWHLNHMYDPQSTSEGSIMPAYKWLVRNELDKSNTENKMKAMVTLGVPYTEEEISNAQANMLAQGTQIEENLYSDPDFAKTYEADKKYAKDNGEAFIEMKNREIVAIIAYIQRLGTDIKVKDEQKPTKK
- a CDS encoding CcoQ/FixQ family Cbb3-type cytochrome c oxidase assembly chaperone, with protein sequence MFKFLKGHLESITGIEIYPMISLVIFFTFFVALFWWVFTAKKDYISKVSSIPLDN